The following proteins come from a genomic window of Streptomyces sp. GS7:
- a CDS encoding ABC transporter ATP-binding protein, which yields MNSHTSPAIELRGASKTFRTPSGGLHTAVRDLDLTVERGEFVAVVGPTGCGKSTTLTLVSGLEEPTEGDVLVAGEPVRGIGDKVGFVFQQDAVFPWRTVLSNVMAGPRFRGVPKAVARERAREWLARVGLAAFEDRYPHQLSGGQRKRVALAATFVNDPEILLMDEPFSALDVQTRALMSDELLDLWSGTGASVVFVTHDLEESIALADKVVVMTAGPATVKEVFAIDLPRPRRVESVRLEPRFIEIYREIWSSLGEEVRITRERGAAHAA from the coding sequence CCGCCGTCCGGGACCTGGACCTGACCGTCGAACGCGGCGAGTTCGTCGCCGTGGTCGGCCCCACCGGTTGCGGTAAGTCGACGACCCTGACCCTGGTCAGCGGATTGGAAGAGCCCACCGAAGGCGATGTCCTGGTCGCCGGTGAACCGGTCCGCGGCATCGGCGACAAGGTCGGCTTCGTCTTCCAGCAGGACGCCGTCTTCCCCTGGCGCACCGTGCTGTCCAACGTGATGGCCGGCCCGCGCTTCCGCGGCGTCCCCAAGGCCGTGGCCAGGGAGCGGGCCCGTGAATGGCTCGCCCGGGTCGGCCTCGCCGCCTTCGAGGACCGCTACCCCCACCAGCTCTCCGGCGGCCAGCGCAAGCGCGTCGCCCTCGCCGCGACCTTCGTCAACGACCCCGAGATCCTGCTCATGGACGAGCCGTTCTCCGCGCTCGACGTCCAGACCCGGGCCCTGATGTCGGACGAACTCCTGGACCTGTGGTCCGGAACCGGCGCCTCCGTCGTCTTCGTCACCCACGACCTCGAAGAGTCCATCGCCCTCGCCGACAAGGTCGTCGTCATGACCGCGGGACCGGCGACCGTCAAGGAGGTCTTCGCCATCGACCTGCCGCGCCCCCGCCGGGTCGAGTCGGTGCGGCTGGAGCCGCGGTTCATCGAGATCTACCGGGAGATCTGGTCCTCGCTCGGCGAAGAGGTCCGCATCACCCGCGAAAGGGGTGCCGCCCATGCCGCCTGA
- a CDS encoding ABC transporter substrate-binding protein gives MRTQLKLSAAVAAAALALTGLTACGGGSSPDASADAKDGKLKIMVGGLDKVIYLPARLTQQLGYFKAEGLDVTLLTEPAGVQATTSLLSGDVQGVVGFYDHTLDLQAKNKQVESVVQLAQTPGEVELVADKAAGDITSPKDFKGKTLGVTGLGSSTDFLTKYLAVKNGVKTEDFHTVGVGAGQTFLAAFQQGSIQGGMTTDPTVAQVLDKNLGKVLVDMRTPEGSRQALDGLYPSSSLYMSTDWVNSHKDTVQKLANAFVRTLRWMSVHTPEEIAAKMPADYAQGGKELYAKAIKNTLPMFTKDGVMPADGPATVERVLKSFNPNLKNASIDLKKTYTTEFVKK, from the coding sequence ATGCGCACCCAGCTCAAGCTCTCCGCCGCGGTGGCCGCCGCCGCGCTCGCCCTCACCGGCCTGACCGCCTGCGGCGGCGGCTCCTCCCCGGATGCCTCCGCGGACGCCAAGGACGGCAAGCTCAAGATCATGGTGGGCGGCCTCGACAAGGTCATCTACCTCCCCGCCCGGCTCACCCAGCAGCTCGGCTACTTCAAGGCCGAGGGCCTCGACGTCACCCTGCTCACCGAACCGGCCGGCGTCCAGGCCACCACCTCCCTGCTCTCCGGCGACGTCCAGGGCGTCGTCGGCTTCTACGACCACACCCTCGACCTCCAGGCGAAGAACAAGCAGGTCGAATCGGTGGTCCAGCTGGCGCAGACCCCCGGCGAGGTGGAGTTGGTCGCCGACAAGGCCGCCGGCGACATCACCTCCCCCAAGGACTTCAAGGGCAAGACGCTCGGCGTCACCGGCCTCGGCTCGTCCACCGACTTCCTCACCAAGTACCTGGCGGTCAAGAACGGCGTCAAGACAGAGGACTTCCACACGGTCGGGGTCGGCGCCGGGCAGACCTTCCTCGCCGCCTTCCAACAGGGCTCCATCCAGGGCGGAATGACCACCGACCCGACCGTGGCGCAGGTCCTCGACAAGAACCTCGGCAAGGTGCTCGTCGACATGCGCACCCCTGAAGGCTCCCGGCAGGCGCTCGACGGCCTCTACCCCTCCTCCAGCCTCTACATGAGCACGGACTGGGTGAACAGCCACAAGGACACCGTCCAGAAGCTCGCCAACGCCTTCGTCAGGACCCTCAGGTGGATGTCCGTCCACACACCCGAGGAGATCGCCGCGAAGATGCCCGCCGACTACGCGCAGGGCGGCAAGGAGCTCTACGCCAAGGCCATCAAGAACACCCTCCCGATGTTCACCAAGGACGGCGTGATGCCCGCCGACGGCCCCGCGACCGTCGAGCGCGTCCTGAAGTCCTTCAACCCCAACCTCAAGAACGCCTCCATCGACCTGAAGAAGACCTACACCACCGAGTTCGTCAAGAAGTGA
- a CDS encoding ABC transporter permease — translation MPPETATAPAAHGRAGAAGSRTHARARAARNHRILVHGTRVLLLVGLLGLWEWLARAAVIDPFNFSMPSKIWDQITQWALDGTPQGPLVEQIWYTLYEALLGWVIGVLGGVLLGIALGRIRFLADVLGPYIKVLNALPRIVLAPIFIIGLGLGPASKVASAVVLVFFPVFFNAFQGAREVDRNLVANSRILGASNRQVTLQVVIPSATSWIFTSLHVSFGFALIGAIVGEYLGATKGLGLLVSASQGTFNAAGVYAAMVILAVVALLAEGVLAFLEKRLFRWKPADPGEAR, via the coding sequence ATGCCGCCTGAGACCGCCACCGCACCGGCCGCCCACGGCAGGGCCGGCGCCGCCGGATCCCGTACGCACGCCAGGGCCCGGGCCGCCCGGAACCACCGGATCCTCGTCCACGGCACCCGGGTACTGCTCCTCGTGGGGTTGCTCGGCCTCTGGGAGTGGCTGGCCCGCGCCGCCGTCATCGACCCCTTCAACTTCTCGATGCCGTCGAAGATCTGGGACCAGATCACCCAGTGGGCGCTCGACGGCACCCCGCAGGGCCCCCTCGTGGAGCAGATCTGGTACACGCTCTACGAGGCGCTGCTCGGCTGGGTCATCGGCGTCCTCGGGGGTGTCCTCCTCGGCATCGCGCTCGGCCGGATCCGCTTCCTGGCCGACGTGCTCGGCCCCTACATCAAGGTCCTCAACGCGCTGCCGCGGATCGTCCTGGCCCCGATCTTCATCATCGGGCTCGGTCTCGGACCCGCCTCGAAGGTCGCCTCCGCCGTCGTCCTGGTCTTCTTCCCGGTGTTCTTCAACGCCTTCCAGGGAGCCCGCGAGGTCGACCGCAACCTCGTCGCCAACTCCCGGATCCTGGGCGCCAGCAACCGCCAGGTCACCCTCCAGGTCGTCATCCCCTCCGCCACCTCCTGGATCTTCACCAGCCTGCACGTCAGCTTCGGCTTCGCCCTGATCGGCGCCATCGTCGGCGAGTACCTCGGCGCGACGAAGGGCCTGGGCCTGCTCGTCTCGGCCTCCCAGGGCACCTTCAACGCCGCCGGCGTCTACGCGGCCATGGTCATCCTCGCCGTCGTCGCCCTGCTCGCCGAAGGGGTGCTGGCCTTCCTCGAAAAGCGGCTCTTCCGCTGGAAGCCGGCCGACCCCGGCGAGGCCCGCTGA